From the Salinimicrobium tongyeongense genome, one window contains:
- the fabG gene encoding 3-oxoacyl-[acyl-carrier-protein] reductase encodes MKLLEGKNAIITGASRGIGKGIAEVFAKHGANVAFTYSSSAEAAIQLEKELQELGIKAKGYKSNAADFKEAEELVKNVLEDFGSIDVLVNNAGITKDNLLMRMSEEDFDKVIDVNLKSVFNMTKAVQRSMLKQRQGSIINMSSVVGVKGNAGQANYAASKAGMIGFSKSMALELGSRNIRTNVIAPGFIETEMTGKLDEKTVEGWREAIPLKRGGTPEDIANTCVFLASDLSAYITGQVINVDGGMLT; translated from the coding sequence ATGAAATTATTAGAAGGAAAAAATGCTATCATTACCGGTGCCAGTAGAGGGATTGGTAAAGGAATAGCCGAGGTTTTTGCAAAACACGGTGCCAATGTCGCTTTTACTTACAGTTCTTCTGCCGAAGCTGCCATCCAGCTCGAGAAAGAACTTCAGGAACTGGGCATAAAAGCAAAAGGTTATAAGTCAAATGCAGCCGACTTCAAAGAGGCTGAAGAACTTGTGAAAAACGTTCTTGAAGATTTCGGAAGCATAGATGTACTCGTAAATAATGCCGGTATTACCAAAGACAATCTCCTTATGCGAATGAGCGAAGAAGACTTTGACAAAGTAATTGATGTCAACCTTAAATCTGTATTTAATATGACCAAAGCTGTGCAGCGCAGCATGCTTAAACAGCGCCAGGGAAGCATCATCAACATGAGTAGTGTGGTTGGGGTAAAAGGAAATGCCGGGCAGGCAAACTATGCCGCTTCAAAAGCCGGAATGATTGGCTTCTCTAAATCCATGGCCCTTGAACTTGGTTCCCGAAACATCAGGACCAACGTTATCGCCCCGGGTTTCATTGAGACTGAAATGACAGGAAAACTCGACGAAAAAACTGTAGAGGGCTGGAGAGAGGCTATTCCTTTAAAAAGAGGCGGAACACCCGAAGATATTGCAAATACCTGTGTTTTCCTCGCCAGTGACCTGAGTGCCTACATTACAGGCCAGGTTATAAATGTAGATGGCGGAATGCTTACCTAA
- the hisD gene encoding histidinol dehydrogenase: MKKFFDPQRQEWEAILERPTKTVEDIEQVVEQIFREVKAGGDAAVKNYSRIFDGFNSDNFEVASEEIANASAGLSEELKTAIGLAKENIRKFHAAQKTGRVTVETVSGVECWQEKRSIQKVGLYIPGGSAPLFSTILMLAVPAQIAGCKEVILCTPPAKDGSVNPAILYAAQVCGIQKIYKVGGIQAIAAMTFGTESIEKVYKIFGPGNQYVTVAKQLATKYNVAIDMPAGPSELLVVADDTADAAFVASDLLSQAEHGADSQVVLVSLSKELLEQVASEIEKQLEELPRKEIARAAIAHSRFIYMSSSEKALELIDKYAPEHFIICTSNPDFFVDGINNAGSVFIGNYTPESAGDYASGTNHTLPTNGYARQYSGVNLDSFTKAITFQKISSEGIQTIGPAIELMAEAEGLQAHKNAVALRLKKLKTLNNE, from the coding sequence ATGAAGAAATTTTTTGATCCCCAAAGACAGGAATGGGAAGCAATATTAGAGCGCCCCACTAAGACTGTAGAAGATATTGAGCAGGTTGTAGAACAAATTTTCAGGGAAGTAAAAGCTGGTGGCGATGCCGCGGTAAAGAATTATTCCCGGATTTTTGACGGCTTTAATTCTGATAATTTTGAGGTGGCTTCGGAAGAAATCGCGAATGCTTCAGCCGGCCTTTCTGAAGAACTTAAAACCGCCATTGGCCTTGCCAAAGAAAATATCCGGAAGTTTCACGCTGCGCAGAAGACAGGAAGGGTGACAGTAGAAACTGTTTCCGGAGTGGAATGCTGGCAGGAAAAACGCTCAATTCAAAAAGTGGGCTTGTACATTCCGGGAGGCTCTGCGCCTTTGTTTTCCACTATTTTGATGCTTGCCGTACCTGCGCAAATTGCTGGCTGTAAAGAAGTAATTTTGTGTACTCCGCCGGCAAAAGACGGTTCTGTGAACCCAGCGATACTTTACGCAGCCCAAGTCTGCGGTATTCAGAAAATATATAAAGTGGGCGGGATCCAGGCGATCGCGGCAATGACTTTTGGTACAGAAAGTATTGAAAAGGTCTATAAGATCTTTGGCCCCGGAAACCAATATGTTACGGTTGCCAAACAGCTGGCCACCAAATACAATGTTGCCATAGATATGCCTGCGGGACCGTCGGAGTTACTTGTAGTTGCCGATGACACTGCCGATGCTGCTTTCGTAGCGTCCGATTTGCTGTCGCAGGCCGAACACGGTGCCGATAGTCAGGTGGTGCTTGTTTCCCTTTCAAAAGAGCTTCTGGAGCAGGTGGCTTCAGAAATTGAGAAGCAACTGGAAGAACTTCCGCGGAAGGAAATTGCCCGGGCAGCCATTGCACACTCCCGGTTCATTTACATGAGTTCTTCGGAAAAAGCCCTTGAACTTATCGATAAATATGCGCCCGAACATTTCATTATTTGTACCTCGAATCCTGATTTTTTTGTGGACGGGATCAATAACGCCGGTTCTGTATTTATTGGCAACTATACGCCCGAAAGTGCGGGGGATTATGCTTCGGGTACCAATCACACGCTTCCAACCAATGGCTATGCCAGGCAGTACAGCGGCGTAAACCTCGACAGTTTTACCAAGGCCATTACTTTCCAAAAGATCTCTTCGGAAGGTATCCAAACCATTGGGCCTGCCATAGAATTAATGGCAGAGGCTGAAGGTTTACAGGCGCACAAAAATGCGGTGGCTTTAAGGTTGAAGAAATTAAAAACTCTGAACAATGAATAG
- the hisG gene encoding ATP phosphoribosyltransferase, whose product MNRIRIAVQKSGRLHDDSLKLLKDAGISVDNGREQLKAASGNFPLEVFYLRNGDIPQYLRDGVVDAAIIGENVLVEKGEDIIMAEKLGFSKCRVSLAVPKSVKYSGIEDLQGAKIATSYPNTVKEYLSKKGITADLHIINGSVEIAPNIGLADAICDIVSSGSTLFKNNLKEVEVMLKSEAVLAVSPRIDSEREEVLKKLQFRIKSVLRARNSKYILMNVPNSKLDAVIKLLPGMRSPTVLPLAEEGWSSLHTVISEERFWEVIDELKQNGAEGILVAPIEKMVL is encoded by the coding sequence ATGAACAGAATTAGAATAGCAGTACAAAAATCGGGTAGGTTACACGATGATTCTTTAAAGCTCCTTAAAGACGCGGGAATTTCGGTAGATAATGGCAGGGAGCAGCTCAAAGCGGCTTCGGGGAATTTTCCTCTTGAAGTTTTTTATCTGCGCAACGGCGACATTCCGCAGTACCTTAGAGATGGGGTGGTAGATGCCGCAATCATTGGCGAGAATGTGCTGGTAGAAAAAGGAGAAGACATCATCATGGCAGAAAAGCTGGGATTTTCAAAATGCCGTGTTTCCCTGGCCGTGCCAAAATCGGTGAAATATTCAGGGATTGAAGATCTGCAGGGAGCAAAAATTGCCACTTCTTACCCCAATACCGTTAAAGAATACCTCTCAAAAAAGGGAATTACAGCCGATCTTCACATCATCAACGGCTCGGTTGAAATTGCTCCCAACATAGGCCTGGCCGATGCAATTTGCGATATAGTTTCCAGCGGAAGCACCCTTTTTAAGAACAATCTCAAGGAAGTGGAAGTGATGCTGAAAAGTGAAGCAGTACTGGCAGTTTCTCCGCGAATTGATTCGGAAAGAGAGGAGGTTTTAAAGAAATTGCAGTTCAGGATCAAATCTGTTCTACGGGCCCGAAATTCAAAATATATTTTAATGAATGTGCCCAATTCAAAACTCGATGCCGTGATCAAATTGTTGCCGGGAATGAGAAGCCCAACGGTACTTCCCCTGGCCGAAGAGGGCTGGAGTTCACTGCACACGGTGATTTCAGAAGAAAGGTTCTGGGAAGTGATAGATGAATTAAAGCAAAACGGTGCCGAAGGTATACTTGTTGCACCCATTGAAAAAATGGTACTCTAA
- the hisC gene encoding histidinol-phosphate transaminase has translation MNSSFNLEKLVRPNVLKMKPYSSARDEYKTDGRKMTFLDANENPFENGVNRYPDPQQGKLKAVLASQKGVSASKILLGNGSDEVLDLIFRAFCRPQVDNVITLPPTYGMYKVLAGLNEIEDREVVLKSNFQPDLAAILEQVDEHTKIIFLCSPNNPTGNSFSEASVEKILKNFNGLVVIDEAYIDFSAEESWLQRLEGFPNLVITQTLSKAYGLAGIRLGICYASEEIINLLNKIKPPYNVNELTQQRALDRLSKPEEVNREVQLILQERELLQDNLSKMAFVKEIFPSDANFLLVRVEDATAKYRQLLEAGVVVRNRSSQQLCENTLRFTVGTPEENQELLKKLRQLEA, from the coding sequence ATGAATAGCAGTTTTAACCTGGAAAAATTGGTGCGTCCAAATGTGCTAAAGATGAAACCCTATTCTTCGGCACGCGACGAATACAAAACTGACGGCCGAAAAATGACATTTTTGGATGCCAATGAAAACCCGTTTGAAAATGGTGTGAACCGCTATCCCGATCCGCAGCAGGGAAAGCTGAAGGCAGTGCTGGCCTCTCAAAAAGGGGTTTCTGCGAGTAAAATTCTGCTGGGCAACGGCAGCGACGAGGTACTGGATTTGATCTTTCGGGCCTTTTGCAGGCCGCAGGTAGATAACGTGATCACCCTGCCGCCAACTTATGGCATGTACAAGGTATTGGCGGGGCTGAATGAAATTGAAGACAGGGAAGTGGTGCTAAAAAGCAATTTTCAGCCCGATCTTGCAGCCATTCTTGAACAAGTTGATGAACATACCAAAATTATCTTCCTGTGCTCACCCAACAACCCCACCGGGAATTCATTTTCCGAAGCTTCCGTAGAGAAAATCCTGAAGAATTTTAACGGACTTGTAGTTATTGATGAGGCGTACATAGATTTTTCAGCCGAAGAGAGCTGGCTTCAGCGGCTGGAAGGATTTCCAAACCTGGTGATCACGCAAACGCTTTCCAAAGCTTATGGCCTGGCGGGAATAAGGCTAGGGATTTGCTATGCTTCCGAAGAAATTATCAACCTGCTCAACAAGATCAAACCTCCGTACAACGTAAACGAGCTCACGCAGCAAAGAGCCCTGGACCGGCTTTCAAAACCTGAAGAGGTGAACCGCGAGGTGCAACTTATTCTTCAGGAAAGGGAGTTACTGCAGGATAACCTCTCAAAAATGGCATTTGTAAAGGAAATTTTTCCGTCAGATGCTAACTTTCTGCTGGTGAGGGTAGAGGATGCCACAGCGAAATACCGCCAATTACTGGAAGCCGGTGTGGTGGTGCGCAACCGAAGCAGTCAGCAGTTATGCGAGAACACTTTGAGGTTTACCGTGGGCACTCCCGAAGAAAATCAGGAATTATTAAAGAAATTAAGGCAATTAGAAGCATGA
- the sucD gene encoding succinate--CoA ligase subunit alpha, which yields MSVLVNKDSKIIVQGFTGSEGTFHAGQMIEYGTNVVGGVTPGKGGQKHLEKPVFNTVSDAVKETGADVSIIFVPPAFAADAIMEAADAGIKVIITITEGIPVADMIKAADYIKDKDCRLVGPNCPGVITPGEAKVGIMPGFVFKKGKVGIVSKSGTLTYEAADQVVKQGLGITTAIGIGGDPIIGTTTKEAVELLMNDDETECIVMIGEIGGQLEADAARWVKENGNKKPVVGFIAGETAPKGRTMGHAGAIVGGSEDTAQAKKAILRENGIHVVDSPAEIGKKVKEVMG from the coding sequence ATGAGCGTTTTAGTCAATAAAGATTCAAAAATAATTGTACAAGGATTTACCGGAAGTGAAGGTACTTTTCACGCCGGCCAGATGATCGAGTATGGAACGAATGTGGTAGGTGGTGTTACCCCCGGAAAAGGAGGTCAAAAACATCTTGAAAAGCCTGTTTTTAACACCGTTTCTGATGCTGTTAAAGAAACAGGGGCCGACGTTTCAATTATTTTTGTGCCACCGGCTTTTGCAGCCGATGCCATTATGGAAGCAGCAGACGCAGGTATCAAGGTAATCATCACGATCACCGAAGGTATCCCGGTTGCCGATATGATTAAAGCTGCCGATTATATTAAAGATAAAGATTGTCGTCTTGTAGGTCCAAACTGTCCCGGAGTGATCACTCCGGGAGAAGCCAAAGTGGGAATCATGCCCGGTTTCGTATTCAAAAAAGGTAAAGTTGGGATCGTTTCAAAATCGGGAACCCTTACTTATGAAGCTGCCGATCAGGTGGTAAAACAGGGGCTTGGAATTACTACTGCCATCGGGATTGGGGGAGATCCAATTATTGGGACCACTACAAAAGAGGCTGTAGAGCTATTAATGAACGACGATGAGACTGAATGTATCGTAATGATTGGGGAAATTGGCGGTCAGCTTGAAGCCGATGCCGCAAGATGGGTGAAAGAGAACGGCAACAAGAAGCCAGTTGTTGGTTTTATAGCCGGAGAAACTGCGCCAAAAGGAAGAACAATGGGGCACGCCGGCGCAATTGTAGGCGGAAGTGAAGATACAGCACAGGCTAAAAAAGCCATTTTAAGAGAGAATGGAATCCATGTGGTTGATTCTCCTGCCGAAATTGGCAAGAAAGTTAAAGAAGTGATGGGATAA
- a CDS encoding VWA domain-containing protein — translation MPVSTFLLILLSFVLALVVALFQYFYKTKKRGAKNAIFGGLRFLATFALLVLLINPKMNSTRYYTEKPALVLAVDNSSSIATFGAGEEVRNFAEAIRGDRELQENFDIVFFSFGKELEQSDSLSFDAPQTNLPAVFNGLSALYEKQVAPTLLITDGNQTLGEEMAFVAARYRQPVLPVVVGDTLNYEDLGISRINVNKYAFLNNRFPVEIILNYSGKSSAATKLEILEGSSVLHSEQLSFSPQDNSEVIRVELMAGAVGVHNYSVRLQAVDAEKNLLNNTREFAVEVIDERTKVLIAYSILHPDLGALQNAIESNRQREVELKPIAEVEDAKEYQLVILYQPDARFKTLMDLLQSQNQNYFLITGPETDWNFLNRQQDLFDQELTGQSEEFFPIWSENFKAFQTEDIGYQDFPPLKGNFGDFNAPENLDVLLYREVQGLETDVPLMGVGAAGNSKVAYIFGADIWRWRSLVFRKTGSFEKFDELIGKMVQLLASKGRQDRLLVQYEPLYNGSEEVVISADYFDQSFIFDPRARLEIALENQQTNEQRQIPLLLKGNSYKVDLSSLPAGDYNFSVRETTGGLARSGSFRILDFDVEQQFGRANLEKLRQIADQKGEQLYFLQDFEQLKQDLLSNDSYATIQKSREKDVSLIDWKYLLGIIVLALGAEWFLRKYYGLI, via the coding sequence ATGCCGGTTTCAACATTTTTACTTATTCTCCTTTCTTTTGTGCTTGCTTTGGTAGTGGCGCTGTTCCAGTATTTCTACAAAACAAAAAAGCGGGGTGCCAAAAATGCCATTTTTGGAGGCCTTCGTTTTCTGGCCACCTTTGCACTTCTGGTGTTGCTTATCAATCCAAAGATGAACAGTACCCGGTATTATACTGAAAAACCTGCTTTGGTACTCGCTGTAGATAATTCCTCTTCCATCGCAACTTTTGGAGCAGGAGAAGAGGTCAGGAATTTTGCTGAAGCTATCCGCGGCGACCGGGAATTGCAGGAAAATTTTGACATTGTGTTTTTTTCCTTCGGAAAAGAACTTGAACAGAGCGATTCGCTCTCCTTTGATGCCCCGCAAACCAATCTTCCTGCCGTTTTCAATGGCCTTTCGGCACTTTATGAAAAGCAGGTGGCCCCAACCCTGCTTATTACTGACGGAAATCAGACTTTAGGCGAAGAAATGGCTTTTGTGGCCGCGCGTTACCGGCAGCCCGTACTTCCGGTGGTGGTGGGCGATACGCTGAATTATGAGGATTTGGGGATTTCCAGGATCAACGTTAATAAATATGCCTTTTTGAACAACCGATTTCCGGTGGAGATCATACTGAATTACTCCGGAAAATCTTCCGCAGCGACAAAACTGGAAATTCTGGAAGGAAGTTCAGTGCTGCATTCAGAGCAGCTTTCATTTTCGCCTCAAGATAATTCCGAAGTAATAAGAGTTGAGCTTATGGCAGGTGCCGTGGGGGTTCATAATTACAGCGTGCGGCTCCAGGCTGTTGATGCTGAGAAAAACCTGCTCAACAATACCCGCGAATTTGCAGTGGAAGTTATTGATGAACGCACAAAAGTGCTTATTGCTTATTCGATTCTACACCCCGATTTGGGGGCGCTGCAAAACGCCATTGAATCTAACCGGCAAAGGGAAGTGGAGCTGAAACCTATTGCTGAAGTTGAAGATGCAAAAGAATACCAGCTTGTCATCCTGTACCAGCCCGATGCGCGATTTAAAACTTTAATGGACCTGCTCCAGTCCCAAAACCAAAATTATTTCCTCATCACAGGCCCAGAAACAGACTGGAATTTCCTGAACCGCCAGCAGGATCTTTTTGACCAGGAGCTTACCGGTCAGTCAGAAGAATTCTTTCCCATTTGGAGTGAGAACTTCAAAGCTTTTCAGACTGAAGATATCGGGTATCAGGATTTTCCGCCGCTTAAAGGCAATTTCGGAGATTTTAATGCTCCTGAAAATCTTGATGTGCTGTTGTACAGAGAGGTCCAGGGCCTGGAAACAGATGTTCCTTTAATGGGCGTGGGTGCTGCCGGAAATTCTAAAGTTGCTTATATTTTTGGAGCTGACATTTGGCGCTGGCGAAGCCTGGTGTTTCGGAAAACCGGCTCTTTTGAGAAGTTTGATGAGCTTATTGGAAAGATGGTGCAGTTACTGGCATCAAAAGGCAGGCAGGACAGGTTGCTGGTGCAGTATGAGCCTTTGTACAATGGCAGTGAAGAAGTTGTAATTTCGGCAGATTACTTTGATCAAAGTTTCATTTTTGATCCCCGTGCACGGCTTGAAATTGCCCTGGAAAATCAACAAACAAATGAGCAGCGACAAATCCCCTTACTGCTTAAAGGCAATTCTTATAAGGTAGATTTGAGCAGTCTTCCTGCCGGAGATTACAATTTCAGCGTTCGGGAAACTACCGGGGGCTTAGCCCGCTCTGGCAGTTTCAGGATCCTCGATTTTGATGTAGAGCAACAATTTGGCAGGGCAAACCTGGAAAAGCTGCGGCAAATTGCAGATCAAAAAGGGGAACAGCTTTATTTTCTTCAGGATTTTGAACAGCTAAAGCAGGATTTATTATCGAACGATTCTTACGCTACAATTCAAAAAAGCCGTGAAAAGGACGTATCTTTGATCGACTGGAAATACCTGCTGGGGATCATTGTTTTAGCGCTTGGCGCAGAGTGGTTCCTAAGGAAGTATTACGGCCTTATTTAA
- a CDS encoding prohibitin family protein, translating to MDRLPKIGLPILFAGIILIILVAKSTVTINSGEAGVLYQTFGGGVVTDEPPLGEGFHFVAPWNKIFVYEVRQQSLDEKMQVLSSNGLEIKLDASIWFQPDYEDLGSLHKERGEAYVQRVLQPAVRSAARAVVGRYNPEQLYASKREAIQQEIFEETQKLLKDQYVQINEVLVRDVSLPSTIKEAIERKLRQEQESLEYEFRLTKAEQEAERQRIDAEGKARANRILDASLTPLVLREKGIQATLELAKSPNAKVVVVGSGEDGMPLILGGN from the coding sequence ATGGACAGATTGCCCAAAATTGGCCTGCCAATTCTCTTTGCAGGAATTATCTTAATTATTCTCGTTGCCAAATCTACAGTCACTATCAACTCGGGTGAAGCAGGAGTGCTTTATCAAACCTTTGGTGGTGGGGTGGTAACAGATGAACCCCCGCTTGGTGAAGGATTTCACTTTGTAGCTCCGTGGAACAAGATCTTTGTTTATGAAGTGCGTCAACAGTCTTTGGATGAAAAAATGCAGGTTCTTTCTTCAAATGGTCTGGAAATTAAACTGGATGCCTCCATTTGGTTTCAGCCAGATTATGAAGATCTGGGCTCGCTGCATAAAGAAAGAGGTGAGGCTTACGTGCAAAGGGTGTTGCAACCCGCAGTGCGCTCTGCAGCCCGTGCTGTAGTTGGTAGATATAATCCTGAACAGCTTTACGCAAGTAAAAGAGAGGCTATACAGCAGGAGATCTTTGAAGAGACTCAAAAACTACTTAAAGATCAATATGTGCAAATTAATGAAGTTCTTGTGAGGGATGTTTCTTTACCCTCAACCATAAAAGAGGCTATTGAACGTAAACTGCGCCAGGAACAGGAATCTCTCGAATATGAATTCCGGTTGACAAAAGCCGAACAGGAAGCCGAAAGACAGAGAATTGACGCCGAAGGTAAAGCCCGTGCAAACAGAATTCTCGATGCTTCGTTGACACCTTTGGTATTGCGCGAAAAAGGGATTCAGGCAACTTTAGAGCTTGCCAAATCTCCAAATGCGAAGGTTGTGGTTGTAGGTTCGGGAGAAGATGGAATGCCGCTAATTCTAGGAGGTAATTAA
- the hisB gene encoding bifunctional histidinol-phosphatase/imidazoleglycerol-phosphate dehydratase HisB, whose translation MKKVLFIDRDGTLVLEPEDYQLDHFEKLEFFPEVFQYLPRIVKELDYELVMVTNQDGLGTNSFPEDTFWPVQNFILKAFENEGVKFSEIVIDRTFPEDNAPTRKPGTGLLKAYFDTEKYDLENSFVLGDRLTDMELAKNLGAKGIFITGHEELGSAEISVKKDELKKFIRLETSSWKDIYSFLKLEERTACISRKTNETDISIAINLDGTGKSKIDTGIKFFDHMLDQIARHGQMDLDIAVKGDLEVDEHHTIEDTAIALGEVFSKALGNKLGIERYGFALPMDDCLAQVAIDFGGRNWLVWEADFKREMIGAMPTEMFYHFFKSFTDGAKANLNIKAEGTNEHHKIEAIFKAFAKAIKVAVKRDAEKMILPSTKGML comes from the coding sequence ATGAAAAAAGTATTATTTATAGATCGTGACGGCACACTGGTTCTTGAGCCCGAAGATTATCAACTCGATCATTTTGAAAAACTGGAGTTTTTTCCTGAAGTTTTTCAGTATCTGCCAAGGATAGTAAAAGAACTTGATTACGAGCTGGTGATGGTCACCAATCAGGATGGTTTGGGAACAAATTCTTTCCCGGAAGACACCTTTTGGCCGGTGCAGAATTTTATTTTGAAAGCGTTTGAGAATGAAGGAGTGAAATTTTCAGAAATAGTGATTGACCGCACTTTTCCTGAAGATAATGCACCCACCCGAAAACCCGGCACCGGACTCCTAAAAGCCTATTTTGATACTGAAAAATATGATCTGGAAAATTCATTTGTATTGGGGGACAGGCTAACCGATATGGAGCTGGCAAAAAACCTGGGCGCCAAAGGAATTTTTATCACGGGTCATGAAGAATTGGGAAGTGCTGAAATTTCAGTAAAAAAAGATGAGCTGAAAAAGTTTATTCGGCTGGAAACCAGTTCATGGAAAGATATTTACAGCTTTTTAAAGCTGGAAGAACGCACGGCCTGCATTAGCAGGAAAACCAATGAAACCGATATTTCTATCGCCATAAACCTGGACGGTACCGGGAAAAGCAAGATCGACACCGGAATTAAATTCTTTGACCACATGCTCGATCAGATTGCCCGTCACGGCCAGATGGACCTGGATATTGCTGTAAAAGGCGACCTGGAAGTAGACGAGCACCACACTATAGAAGACACGGCGATTGCTTTGGGCGAGGTTTTTTCGAAAGCCCTCGGAAACAAACTCGGCATTGAGCGTTATGGTTTTGCGTTGCCCATGGATGATTGTTTGGCGCAGGTGGCGATTGACTTTGGCGGAAGAAACTGGCTGGTTTGGGAAGCCGATTTTAAGAGGGAAATGATTGGGGCAATGCCTACGGAGATGTTCTATCACTTCTTTAAATCTTTTACCGATGGTGCTAAAGCCAACCTGAACATCAAAGCTGAGGGCACTAATGAACATCATAAGATAGAGGCAATTTTCAAGGCTTTTGCGAAAGCAATTAAGGTCGCTGTAAAAAGGGATGCTGAAAAGATGATTTTGCCGTCAACAAAAGGAATGCTGTAA
- a CDS encoding nuclear transport factor 2 family protein: MSLTPKDCVAKFYSSDFYKNPESVKDYLHPEAQLFWNSSAGFHKLGYSEIAGMSKELSQSFDHLRADISHLLSDGDTVTIRFTYYVRTVENPDEELPMAHFISIWECKDGKMYKGHQISQQADDSPENLDSFLPIN; this comes from the coding sequence ATGAGCTTAACACCTAAAGATTGCGTTGCGAAATTCTATTCATCAGATTTTTACAAAAATCCTGAATCTGTAAAAGATTACCTTCATCCCGAAGCACAACTGTTCTGGAACAGTAGCGCCGGCTTCCATAAGTTGGGTTATTCAGAAATAGCCGGCATGTCTAAGGAACTTTCTCAATCTTTTGATCATCTGCGGGCCGATATTAGTCACCTCCTAAGCGATGGGGATACGGTTACCATCCGCTTTACTTATTATGTGAGAACTGTAGAGAACCCCGATGAAGAACTTCCTATGGCTCATTTTATTTCTATTTGGGAATGTAAGGACGGGAAAATGTACAAAGGCCATCAAATCAGTCAGCAGGCAGATGACAGCCCTGAGAATCTGGATTCTTTCCTTCCAATTAATTAA